In one window of Pseudomonas benzenivorans DNA:
- the ruvB gene encoding Holliday junction branch migration DNA helicase RuvB, which yields MIEADRLITASPRDREEQVDRAIRPLRLAEYIGQPGVREQMELFIQAAKGRAEALDHTLIFGPPGLGKTTLANIIAQEMGVSIKSTSGPVLERPGDLAALLTNLEPGDVLFVDEIHRLSPIVEEVLYPAMEDFQLDIMIGEGPAARSIKLDLPPFTLVGATTRAGMLTNPLRDRFGIVQRLEFYGVDDLATIVSRSAGILGLPTEAQGAFEIARRARGTPRIANRLLRRVRDFAEVRGRGEISRQIADQALNLLDVDERGFDHQDRRLLLTMIEKFDGGPVGVDNLAAAIGEERHTIEDVLEPYLIQQGYIMRTPRGRVVTRHAYLHFGLNAPKRMGEAPVADLFEGDGP from the coding sequence ATGATAGAAGCAGATCGCCTGATCACCGCCAGCCCCCGTGACCGCGAGGAACAGGTCGACCGCGCCATTCGTCCGCTGAGGCTGGCCGAGTACATCGGCCAGCCGGGCGTGCGCGAGCAGATGGAGCTGTTTATCCAGGCCGCCAAGGGCAGGGCGGAGGCGCTCGACCACACCCTGATCTTCGGCCCGCCGGGGCTGGGCAAGACCACTCTGGCCAATATCATCGCCCAGGAAATGGGCGTGTCGATCAAGAGCACCTCCGGCCCGGTGCTCGAGCGGCCGGGCGATCTGGCGGCGCTGCTGACCAATCTGGAGCCGGGCGATGTGCTGTTCGTCGACGAGATTCATCGTCTGTCGCCCATAGTCGAAGAGGTGTTGTACCCGGCGATGGAAGACTTCCAGCTCGACATCATGATCGGCGAGGGGCCGGCGGCCCGCTCGATCAAGCTGGACCTGCCGCCCTTCACCTTGGTCGGCGCCACCACCCGCGCCGGCATGCTGACCAACCCGCTGCGCGACCGCTTCGGCATCGTCCAGCGCCTGGAGTTCTACGGCGTCGACGACCTGGCCACCATAGTCAGCCGTTCGGCGGGCATTCTCGGCCTGCCGACCGAGGCCCAGGGCGCCTTCGAGATCGCCCGTCGCGCCCGTGGCACGCCGCGCATCGCCAACCGTCTGCTGCGCCGCGTGCGCGATTTCGCCGAGGTGCGGGGCAGGGGGGAGATCTCCCGGCAGATCGCCGACCAGGCGCTGAATCTGCTGGATGTCGATGAGCGTGGTTTCGATCACCAGGACCGGCGCCTGCTGTTGACCATGATCGAGAAGTTCGATGGCGGCCCGGTGGGCGTCGACAACCTCGCAGCGGCGATAGGGGAGGAGCGACATACCATCGAGGATGTACTGGAGCCCTACCTGATCCAGCAGGGCTATATCATGCGGACCCCGCGGGGGCGGGTGGTGACTCGCCATGCTTACCTGCACTTCGGCCTCAATGCGCCCAAGCGCATGGGGGAGGCGCCGGTAGCGGATTTATTCGAGGGTGACGGCCCATGA
- the ruvA gene encoding Holliday junction branch migration protein RuvA: MIGRLRGTLAEKQPPHVIVDVNGLGYELEVPMTTLYRLPSVGEPLTLHTHLVVREDAHLLYGFFEKRERELFRELIRLSGVGPKLALALMSGLDVDELVRCVQAQDTSALVKVPGVGKKTAERLLLELKGRFKAWEAVPGMTALVVEPRGADAVSSAENDAVSALISLGYKPQEASRAVAAVKVDGLSSEDMIRRALKGMI; encoded by the coding sequence GTGATCGGACGATTGCGCGGCACCCTGGCGGAGAAGCAGCCGCCCCATGTGATAGTGGATGTGAATGGCCTGGGCTACGAGCTGGAAGTGCCCATGACCACCCTGTACCGCTTGCCGTCGGTGGGCGAACCCTTGACCCTGCACACCCATCTGGTGGTGCGCGAGGATGCCCACCTGCTCTATGGCTTCTTCGAGAAGCGCGAGCGCGAGCTGTTTCGCGAACTGATTCGCCTCAGCGGCGTCGGGCCGAAACTGGCGTTGGCGCTGATGTCCGGCCTGGACGTCGACGAGCTGGTGCGCTGCGTGCAGGCCCAGGATACTTCGGCCCTGGTCAAGGTTCCGGGGGTCGGCAAGAAGACCGCCGAACGCCTGCTACTGGAGCTCAAGGGGCGCTTCAAGGCCTGGGAGGCCGTGCCGGGCATGACCGCCCTGGTGGTTGAACCTCGGGGCGCCGATGCAGTCTCAAGCGCGGAGAATGATGCGGTCAGCGCGCTGATCTCCCTGGGGTACAAGCCGCAGGAGGCCAGCCGCGCGGTTGCGGCCGTCAAGGTGGACGGCCTGAGTAGTGAGGATATGATCCGCCGTGCCCTCAAGGGCATGATTTGA
- the ruvC gene encoding crossover junction endodeoxyribonuclease RuvC gives MTLILGIDPGSRITGYGVVRDTGRRCEYVASGCIRTGGGALPERLQAVFRGVREVIESYGPVTMGIEQVFMARNADSALKLGQARGAAILAGIEAGLEVAEYTATQVKQAIAGSGGADKEQVQMMVMHLLKLVQKPQIDASDALAIALCHAHHRQSLIPHGLSGAKRRSGRLRL, from the coding sequence ATGACACTGATACTCGGAATAGACCCCGGCTCGCGCATCACCGGCTATGGAGTGGTGCGCGATACCGGGCGCCGCTGCGAGTACGTCGCCTCCGGCTGCATCCGCACCGGTGGCGGCGCCTTGCCCGAGCGCCTGCAGGCGGTGTTTCGCGGCGTGCGCGAGGTGATCGAGAGCTATGGGCCGGTGACCATGGGCATCGAACAGGTGTTCATGGCGCGCAACGCCGATTCCGCGCTGAAGCTCGGCCAGGCGCGGGGCGCGGCGATCCTCGCCGGCATCGAGGCGGGGCTGGAGGTGGCCGAGTACACCGCCACCCAGGTCAAGCAGGCGATCGCCGGAAGCGGCGGGGCGGACAAGGAGCAGGTGCAGATGATGGTCATGCACCTGCTCAAGTTGGTGCAGAAGCCGCAGATCGACGCCTCGGATGCCCTGGCCATCGCCCTCTGTCATGCCCACCACCGGCAGAGCCTGATCCCCCATGGCCTGTCCGGAGCCAAGCGGCGCAGCGGCCGCCTTCGTTTGTAA
- a CDS encoding YebC/PmpR family DNA-binding transcriptional regulator has protein sequence MAGHSKWANIKHRKGRQDAKRGKIFTKIIRELTVAAKSGGVPADNPRLRLAVDKALTANMTRDVIDRAIARGAGTNEADNMIELSYEGYAPSGVAIIVEAMTDNRNRTAAEVRHAFSKCGGNLGTDGSVAYMFERKGHISYAPGVDEDALMEAALEAGADDVVAGEDGSVEVYTPFSDFHAVNEALAEAGFKGDDSEIAMIPSIAAPIEDLETAQKVIKLIDMLEDLDDVQNVYHNAEISDEIMEQIG, from the coding sequence ATGGCTGGTCATTCCAAATGGGCCAACATCAAGCACCGCAAGGGGCGTCAGGACGCCAAGCGCGGCAAGATCTTCACCAAGATCATTCGTGAGCTGACCGTGGCGGCCAAGAGCGGCGGGGTGCCTGCGGACAACCCGCGCCTGCGCCTGGCCGTGGACAAGGCGCTGACCGCCAACATGACGCGCGATGTGATCGACCGCGCCATCGCCCGCGGGGCCGGCACCAACGAAGCCGACAACATGATCGAGCTGAGCTACGAGGGCTATGCGCCGAGCGGCGTGGCCATCATCGTCGAGGCCATGACCGACAATCGCAACCGCACCGCCGCCGAAGTGCGCCACGCCTTCAGCAAGTGCGGCGGCAACCTCGGTACCGACGGCTCGGTGGCTTACATGTTCGAGCGCAAGGGGCACATCAGCTACGCTCCGGGCGTGGACGAAGACGCCCTGATGGAGGCGGCGCTGGAGGCCGGCGCCGACGACGTGGTCGCTGGCGAGGACGGTTCGGTCGAGGTCTACACGCCCTTCAGCGATTTTCACGCGGTCAACGAGGCACTGGCCGAGGCCGGGTTCAAGGGCGACGACTCGGAGATCGCCATGATCCCCTCGATCGCCGCGCCCATCGAGGATCTGGAGACCGCGCAGAAGGTGATCAAGCTGATCGACATGCTCGAAGACCTCGACGACGTGCAGAACGTCTACCACAACGCCGAGATCTCCGACGAGATCATGGAGCAGATCGGCTGA
- the aspS gene encoding aspartate--tRNA ligase has protein sequence MMRSHYCGQLNESLDGQEVTLCGWVHRRRDHGGVIFLDIRDREGLAQVVFDPDRAETFATADKVRSEYVVKLTGKVRLRPAGAVNPNMASGAIEVLGYQLEVLNEAETPPFPLNEYTDVGEETRLRYRFIDLRRPEMAEKLKLRSRITTSIRRYLDDNGFLDVETPILTRATPEGARDYLVPSRTHAGSFFALPQSPQLFKQLLMVAGFDRYYQIAKCFRDEDLRADRQPEFTQIDIETSFLDERDIMGITEKMVRQLFKEVLDVEFGDFPHMSFAEAMRRYGSDKPDLRIPLELVDVADQLKDVEFKVFSGPANDPACRVAALRVPGGASMPRKQIDDYTKFVGIYGAKGLAYIKVNERAKGVEGLQSPIVKNIPAENLEVILDRVGAVDGDIVFFGADKAKIVSEALGALRIKLGHDLNLLTCAWAPLWVVDFPMFEENDDGSLTSLHHPFTSPSCSAAELEASPSTALSRAYDMVLNGTELGGGSIRIHDKGMQQAVFRVLGIDEAEQQEKFGFLLDALKFGAPPHGGLAFGLDRLVMLMTGAQSIREVIAFPKTQSAACVMTQAPGEVDNKALRELHIRLREQPKAE, from the coding sequence ATGATGCGCAGCCACTATTGCGGCCAACTGAACGAGAGCCTGGACGGCCAGGAAGTCACCCTTTGCGGTTGGGTGCACCGCCGTCGCGACCATGGCGGGGTGATTTTCCTCGATATTCGTGACCGCGAGGGCCTGGCCCAGGTGGTGTTCGACCCGGATCGTGCCGAGACCTTCGCCACGGCCGACAAGGTGCGCAGCGAGTACGTGGTCAAGCTGACCGGCAAGGTACGTCTGCGCCCGGCCGGCGCGGTCAACCCGAACATGGCCTCCGGTGCCATCGAGGTGCTGGGTTACCAGCTGGAAGTGTTGAACGAGGCGGAGACCCCGCCCTTCCCGCTCAACGAATACACCGATGTCGGCGAGGAGACCCGCCTGCGCTACCGCTTCATCGACCTGCGTCGCCCGGAGATGGCCGAGAAGCTCAAGCTGCGCTCGCGCATCACCACCAGCATCCGTCGCTACCTGGACGACAACGGCTTCCTCGACGTCGAGACGCCGATTCTGACTCGTGCGACCCCGGAGGGTGCGCGTGACTACCTGGTGCCGAGCCGCACCCACGCCGGTAGCTTCTTCGCCCTGCCGCAGTCGCCGCAGCTGTTCAAGCAGTTGCTGATGGTGGCCGGCTTCGATCGCTACTACCAGATCGCCAAGTGCTTCCGCGACGAAGACCTGCGCGCCGACCGGCAGCCGGAGTTCACCCAGATCGACATCGAGACCAGCTTCCTCGATGAACGCGACATCATGGGCATCACCGAGAAGATGGTGCGCCAGCTGTTCAAGGAAGTGCTGGATGTGGAGTTCGGCGACTTCCCCCACATGAGCTTCGCCGAGGCCATGCGCCGCTACGGTTCGGACAAGCCGGACCTGCGTATCCCGCTGGAGTTGGTGGACGTGGCCGACCAGCTCAAGGACGTCGAGTTCAAGGTGTTCAGCGGTCCGGCCAACGATCCGGCCTGCCGCGTCGCCGCGCTGCGCGTGCCGGGCGGGGCGAGCATGCCGCGCAAGCAGATCGACGACTACACCAAGTTCGTCGGCATCTACGGCGCCAAGGGCCTAGCCTATATCAAGGTCAACGAGCGCGCCAAGGGCGTCGAGGGCCTGCAGTCGCCGATCGTCAAGAACATCCCGGCGGAGAATCTCGAGGTCATCCTCGATCGCGTCGGCGCGGTCGATGGCGATATCGTGTTCTTCGGCGCCGACAAGGCCAAGATCGTCAGCGAGGCCCTGGGCGCGCTGCGCATCAAGCTGGGTCATGACCTGAACCTGCTGACCTGCGCGTGGGCGCCGCTGTGGGTGGTGGACTTCCCCATGTTCGAGGAAAACGACGACGGCAGCCTGACCTCGTTGCACCATCCCTTCACCTCGCCGAGCTGCAGTGCGGCCGAGCTGGAGGCGAGCCCGTCGACCGCGCTGTCGCGGGCTTACGACATGGTCCTGAACGGCACCGAGCTGGGGGGCGGTTCCATCCGTATCCATGACAAGGGCATGCAGCAGGCGGTGTTCCGCGTGCTGGGCATCGACGAGGCCGAGCAGCAGGAGAAATTCGGCTTCCTCCTCGATGCCCTGAAGTTCGGCGCGCCGCCCCATGGTGGCCTGGCCTTCGGCCTGGACCGTCTGGTGATGCTGATGACCGGCGCCCAGTCGATCCGCGAAGTGATCGCCTTCCCGAAGACCCAGAGCGCCGCCTGCGTCATGACCCAGGCCCCGGGCGAGGTGGACAACAAGGCCCTGCGCGAGCTGCATATCCGCCTGCGCGAGCAGCCCAAGGCCGAGTAA
- a CDS encoding HD-GYP domain-containing protein codes for MAIPRIAELSTDQLADFRQEAAEQFQRCEQLLIELEHAPDDGERLRDLFRQVHTLKGNLGIVGLGALIPLPQALEDVLDRLRQMQLDFDSLLGDILLLSLDHLKELLEHAFSGAPARLDDTQIDTLSQALSALSSAPAERQATMRRTLLEQLAPDTRLIAPTPTDDSPARELIERHGLEPDADLLFFLELMQASERRSHYWQGRGLRQLDLALTINSLGNSPEDPRQLAAAVCLHDLGMAFLPLTMLHKQSQLNPEELEQMQAHPGVASNLLGHMPCWSDAAEIVLQHQEHADGSGYPKGLKESDTRPGALILNIVDTFDARTHERAHQTLSKRPLLRAILEINGLAGSQFSAHWVEVFNRSLRQHPQLTQR; via the coding sequence ATGGCCATCCCCCGTATCGCCGAGCTGAGCACCGACCAACTGGCGGACTTTCGCCAGGAAGCCGCCGAGCAGTTCCAACGCTGCGAACAGCTGCTGATCGAACTGGAACACGCACCGGACGACGGCGAACGCCTGCGTGATCTGTTCCGCCAGGTGCACACCCTCAAGGGCAACCTCGGCATTGTCGGCCTGGGAGCATTGATCCCCCTGCCCCAGGCGCTGGAAGATGTGCTCGACCGCCTGCGCCAGATGCAGCTGGACTTCGACAGCCTGCTCGGCGACATCCTACTGCTCAGCCTGGACCATCTGAAGGAATTGCTCGAACACGCCTTCAGCGGCGCCCCCGCCCGCCTCGACGACACTCAGATCGACACCCTCAGCCAGGCGCTGAGCGCCCTATCCAGCGCCCCCGCCGAGCGCCAGGCGACCATGCGCCGCACCCTGCTGGAACAACTCGCGCCCGACACTCGCCTGATCGCCCCAACGCCGACAGACGACTCGCCGGCCCGCGAACTGATCGAGCGCCACGGCCTCGAGCCCGATGCCGACCTGCTGTTTTTCCTGGAACTGATGCAGGCCAGCGAACGTCGCTCGCATTATTGGCAAGGCCGCGGCCTGCGCCAGCTGGACCTGGCACTGACTATCAACAGTCTCGGCAACAGCCCCGAAGACCCTCGGCAACTGGCGGCCGCCGTGTGCCTGCACGACCTGGGCATGGCCTTCCTGCCGCTGACCATGCTGCACAAGCAATCCCAGCTGAACCCCGAAGAACTCGAGCAGATGCAGGCGCACCCCGGCGTGGCGAGCAACCTGCTCGGGCATATGCCCTGCTGGAGCGACGCCGCAGAGATCGTCCTGCAGCACCAGGAACACGCCGACGGCAGTGGTTACCCCAAAGGACTGAAGGAAAGCGACACCCGCCCCGGCGCGCTCATTCTCAATATCGTCGATACCTTCGATGCACGCACCCATGAACGCGCCCATCAAACCCTGAGCAAGCGCCCATTACTGCGTGCCATCCTGGAAATCAATGGCCTGGCCGGCAGCCAGTTCAGCGCACACTGGGTCGAGGTGTTCAATCGCAGCCTGCGCCAACACCCCCAGCTGACCCAGCGCTGA
- a CDS encoding Dps family protein: MEINIGIAEQDRAAIAEGLSRLLADTYTLYLKTHNFHWNVTGPMFNTLHLMFEGQYTELALAVDQIAERIRALGFPAPGTYAAYARLSSIKEEEGVPSAPDMIKQLVQGQEAVVRTARGIFPLLDKVSDEPTADLLTQRMQVHEKTAWMLRSLLDA, encoded by the coding sequence ATGGAAATCAATATCGGAATCGCCGAGCAGGATCGCGCCGCCATTGCCGAAGGCCTGTCCCGCCTGCTTGCCGACACCTACACCCTGTATCTGAAGACCCACAACTTTCACTGGAATGTCACCGGCCCGATGTTCAACACCCTGCACCTCATGTTCGAGGGTCAGTACACCGAACTGGCACTGGCTGTCGACCAGATCGCCGAGCGCATCCGCGCCCTCGGCTTCCCCGCCCCCGGCACCTACGCCGCCTATGCCCGCCTGTCTTCGATCAAGGAAGAAGAAGGCGTGCCGAGCGCGCCGGACATGATCAAGCAGCTGGTGCAAGGCCAGGAAGCCGTCGTGCGCACCGCCCGCGGCATCTTCCCGCTACTCGACAAAGTCAGCGACGAGCCCACCGCCGACCTGCTGACGCAACGCATGCAGGTGCATGAGAAAACCGCCTGGATGCTGCGCAGCCTGCTCGACGCCTAA
- a CDS encoding diguanylate cyclase domain-containing protein — MNQPSKVPSIIEMFPEDTRESAALLKQAVPLMMRHAIPPNPMHYALWYTYSKGQEPELNRRLEKITQDFDSFPAETAAKLFRDYIIRGELEEARAGQQQVIELVDDIEGDVSLSVQGSRNYQNSLEQGLAALQEPLIDDLPSVLNDLQHSTQQMQDQQEKFLYRLRAAQSEIQHLRSQLERAHLAATLDSLTHVFNRHAFTRLLEQALSKGHEGVALVMLDIDHFKQFNDQYGHPLGDRVLQHVGQLLRDLLPPRAMAARYGGEEFCVILRECHDLASVHAFAEQLRMKIQSLRIKVRRTDQVLDSITASFGFALAEAGDNVENLLTRADDALYQAKRNGRNQARPCPTQAELSA, encoded by the coding sequence ATGAACCAGCCAAGCAAAGTTCCCAGCATTATCGAGATGTTTCCGGAAGACACGCGCGAGTCCGCCGCCCTTCTGAAACAGGCCGTGCCGCTGATGATGCGTCACGCCATCCCCCCCAACCCCATGCATTACGCGCTCTGGTACACCTACAGCAAGGGCCAGGAGCCCGAGCTCAATCGCCGCCTGGAGAAAATCACCCAGGACTTCGACAGCTTCCCGGCGGAAACTGCCGCCAAGCTCTTTCGCGACTACATCATCCGCGGCGAACTCGAGGAGGCCCGTGCTGGGCAGCAGCAGGTCATCGAGTTGGTCGACGATATCGAAGGTGATGTTTCGCTCAGCGTGCAGGGCAGCCGCAACTACCAGAACAGCCTGGAGCAAGGCCTGGCAGCCCTCCAGGAGCCCCTCATCGACGACTTGCCCAGCGTTCTGAACGACCTGCAGCACAGCACCCAGCAGATGCAGGACCAGCAGGAGAAGTTCCTCTACCGCCTGCGCGCCGCGCAGAGCGAGATCCAACACCTGCGCAGCCAGCTCGAGCGCGCCCACCTGGCCGCAACCCTGGACAGCCTGACCCACGTATTCAACCGCCATGCCTTTACCCGCCTGCTGGAACAGGCCCTGAGCAAAGGCCACGAAGGCGTAGCCCTGGTCATGCTCGACATCGATCACTTCAAGCAATTCAACGACCAATATGGCCACCCGCTGGGCGACCGGGTGCTGCAGCACGTCGGCCAGCTTCTGCGCGACCTGCTGCCACCGCGGGCCATGGCCGCACGTTATGGCGGCGAAGAATTCTGCGTCATCCTGCGTGAATGCCATGACCTCGCCAGCGTCCACGCCTTCGCCGAACAACTGCGCATGAAGATCCAGTCACTGCGCATCAAGGTCAGACGCACCGACCAGGTACTCGACAGCATCACCGCCTCCTTCGGCTTCGCCCTCGCCGAAGCCGGAGACAACGTAGAGAACCTGCTTACCCGCGCCGATGACGCGCTCTACCAAGCCAAACGCAACGGCCGCAACCAGGCCCGCCCCTGCCCTACGCAGGCCGAGCTCAGCGCCTGA
- a CDS encoding cold-shock protein, which translates to MRLQSRDDSAPAPNNADRETGTVKWFNTSKGFGFISRDSGDDIFVHFRAIRGEGHRVLVEGQRVEFSVMQRDKGLQAEDVIAAPSHRR; encoded by the coding sequence CTGCGCCTACAGAGCCGCGACGATAGCGCCCCGGCACCGAACAACGCGGACCGAGAAACCGGCACGGTCAAGTGGTTCAATACCTCCAAGGGCTTCGGCTTCATTTCCCGCGATTCGGGGGACGATATCTTCGTGCACTTTCGCGCCATCCGCGGCGAAGGCCACCGCGTGCTGGTCGAAGGCCAGCGTGTCGAGTTCTCCGTCATGCAGCGCGACAAAGGCCTGCAGGCAGAAGATGTGATAGCGGCGCCGTCACACCGCCGCTAA
- a CDS encoding SlyX family protein, which yields MSLEERITELESRLAFQDDTIQALNDEIVTQQRLLERVQLQLEALAKRQEELSGQLDVAEDEAPPPHY from the coding sequence ATGAGCCTAGAGGAGCGTATTACGGAACTGGAAAGTCGGTTGGCGTTTCAGGATGATACTATTCAGGCGCTCAATGACGAGATCGTGACGCAGCAACGCTTGCTCGAGCGTGTGCAGTTGCAGTTGGAGGCCCTGGCCAAGCGTCAGGAGGAGCTCAGCGGACAGCTCGATGTTGCGGAGGACGAAGCGCCGCCACCCCACTATTAA
- a CDS encoding HIT domain-containing protein, protein MFVLDPRLQQDALPLGDFPLCRLLLMNDAHYPWFILVPRREEVSELFQLDVEDQRMLWHETTLLAETLKDTFAADKMNVATLGNLVSQLHMHVIVRRRSDAAWPAPVWGRHPALPYGGDQVALIKAKLRLVLTDNFHFEE, encoded by the coding sequence ATGTTTGTCTTGGATCCACGTCTGCAGCAAGATGCGTTGCCACTGGGGGACTTCCCCCTGTGCCGCCTGTTGCTGATGAACGATGCGCATTACCCCTGGTTTATCTTGGTGCCGCGTCGGGAGGAGGTCAGTGAGTTGTTTCAGCTGGATGTCGAGGATCAGCGGATGCTCTGGCATGAAACCACGCTGTTGGCCGAGACGCTCAAGGACACCTTCGCCGCCGACAAGATGAATGTTGCGACCCTGGGGAATTTGGTCAGCCAGCTGCATATGCACGTTATCGTGCGCCGCCGTAGTGATGCGGCCTGGCCGGCCCCGGTATGGGGCCGGCATCCGGCGTTGCCGTATGGCGGGGATCAGGTGGCGCTGATAAAGGCTAAGTTACGCTTGGTATTGACCGATAACTTCCACTTCGAGGAGTGA
- a CDS encoding OprD family porin, with product MQVMKWSVIALAVAAGTTQMAFASSQSESNGIVEDSSFNIFNRILYQNRDFRNGGENSQHTAKPAGQRNGYREETGLGIRLLFESGFTQGTVGVGFDAHSLSSIKLDSGKGRVGTGQFDKTDDHSADDTQSEVGGAIKFRISDTVLKHGNQFVGSPVFSTDDSRILPEVATGTLLTSNEIEGLELTAGRFTALSSQTSTDRDTFGLNEANIIGASYSFTDNFSGAIHASDVEDHFKKKYINLNYNLPLAAEQALNFDFNAYKTDDQGRKLSGDIDNKIWSLAAAYSMGAHKFTLAHQRSSGDSAYAYGIDGNGTIWLANSVQFSDFDREDERSWQARYDLNMASYGVPGLSFMTRYITGDNIETGVAGAGEGKEHEWDIEAKYVIQEGAAKDLSFRVRNAIWRANGAQNAHYSSDVNDFRLIVEYPLEVL from the coding sequence ATGCAAGTGATGAAGTGGAGCGTAATCGCCCTGGCAGTCGCCGCGGGCACCACCCAAATGGCTTTCGCCTCGAGCCAGTCCGAGTCCAACGGCATTGTTGAAGACAGCAGCTTCAACATCTTCAACCGCATTCTGTACCAGAACCGCGACTTCCGTAACGGTGGCGAAAATAGCCAGCACACTGCCAAACCGGCCGGCCAACGTAACGGCTACCGTGAAGAGACCGGCCTAGGCATCCGCCTGCTGTTCGAATCCGGCTTCACCCAGGGCACCGTAGGTGTTGGTTTCGATGCCCACAGCCTGAGCAGCATCAAGCTGGACAGCGGCAAGGGCCGCGTTGGCACCGGTCAGTTCGACAAGACCGATGACCATAGCGCCGACGACACCCAGAGCGAAGTAGGCGGCGCCATCAAGTTCCGCATCTCCGACACCGTTCTGAAGCACGGCAACCAGTTCGTTGGCAGCCCGGTATTCTCCACCGACGACAGCCGCATCCTGCCTGAAGTTGCCACCGGCACTCTGCTGACCAGCAACGAGATCGAAGGCCTGGAGCTGACCGCCGGTCGCTTCACCGCCCTGAGCAGCCAGACCAGCACCGACCGTGACACCTTCGGCCTCAATGAAGCCAACATCATCGGCGCCAGCTACAGCTTCACCGACAACTTCAGTGGCGCCATCCACGCATCCGACGTGGAAGACCACTTCAAGAAGAAGTACATCAACCTGAACTACAACCTGCCCCTGGCAGCTGAGCAGGCTCTGAACTTCGACTTCAACGCCTACAAGACCGACGACCAAGGTCGCAAGTTGTCCGGCGACATCGACAACAAGATCTGGAGTTTGGCCGCCGCCTACTCCATGGGTGCGCACAAGTTCACCCTGGCCCACCAGCGTTCTTCCGGTGATAGCGCCTATGCCTATGGCATCGACGGTAACGGCACCATCTGGCTGGCCAACTCGGTTCAGTTCTCCGACTTCGACCGCGAAGACGAACGCTCCTGGCAGGCTCGCTACGACCTGAACATGGCCTCCTACGGCGTACCGGGCCTGAGCTTCATGACCCGCTACATCACCGGTGACAACATCGAAACCGGCGTAGCCGGTGCCGGTGAAGGCAAAGAGCACGAGTGGGATATCGAAGCCAAGTACGTGATCCAGGAAGGCGCCGCCAAGGACCTGTCCTTCCGCGTACGTAACGCCATCTGGCGCGCCAACGGTGCCCAGAATGCACACTACAGTTCCGACGTGAACGACTTCCGTCTGATCGTCGAATACCCGCTGGAAGTGCTGTAA